The following proteins are co-located in the Lepus europaeus isolate LE1 chromosome 15, mLepTim1.pri, whole genome shotgun sequence genome:
- the CARD6 gene encoding caspase recruitment domain-containing protein 6 isoform X2 — protein MDTESVPSEIIEKERKTLLEILQQDPDSILDMLTSRRLISEEEFETLENVTDPLKKSRKLLILVQKKGEVSCQHFLKCLFSTFPESAAVWGLSRECLMHENNAPPQSMGNDAFALGKNPENTLSFKEKELLELETSGIFRNKKTTCKETVLSFSENKKENNTLKVSLPNSIEEVEYKVPATITYLKDGQRYEEPDDSLYLGEEEYLEIVGYPKDAEPTVEERDFEDPGHIVYDVEGNSEYSEAVAFSDEKQSDEDSETSISLEEEEESMEERKKVFKDVLSHLNMDRSRKLLPEFVNQFSLDRGHRWTPETPGDLAWNFLVKVQALDVTARDSFLRHRILDEDNKEGSLNGVEKLETQDVQIINPLDVICASMLCADSSLQREVMSNMYQCQFALPLLLPDAENNKSILMLAAMKDIVKNQSTQSSGGPVGDTEKFLTHMKLPVISFVRLGHCSFSKSRILNTLLSPAQLEPHKIFLHQDLPISVLPRQISDGLVEITWCFSGNVDLKETSNVFQKPVAVANLRGDLESFWTQFGFLLEISSAMFFFTDCLGEKEWNLLMFLGDAAIKRCYFILSPQAKENEEAQVFQRILKLKPSQLLFWEGEEGGDRRKSMKGLQAALQEVMSSSLRSVSVEDMASLARELGIQVDQDFENSQGIHVSPSENVAGITEGYDQQILSQQKSLSESQTKMPVSKPGARYEVSQNCQNFHHTPVFMPRGGNSQPLSSRTGGNSNHVSLKAPLIRGSLLGSEQRFKWFCPLPFHYTRAHGQGTSFGTQCLQSQMFYSGARFMDFSRSARGHPTNGILGSPPIPIFQSVGAYPGRTQTVGAGAVVSQVSHSNSLGLQPAGAVRKPQPGPAWAQGTQLTKATETLMRTTSSIKEPQFFETTGTMQKSVKPAPLQGAQLKTEGQPSNPTFQTRSHSISENKLLPSSQFKSNQSKPSQVQHFQSKPSQPVSSKTNPQAKPPQLQPFQAVPALPKPTQLMPHHPQPSQNKPSQPRFPRLPQPNLSQTSSSKGKASHSRGRPKRVGKH, from the exons AATGTTTAATGCATGAGAATAATGCACCTCCTCAATCCATGGGGAATGATGCCTTTGCACTTGGAAAGAATCCTGAGAACACATTGTCCTTTAAAGAGAAGGAACTCTTGGAATTGGAAACCTCTGGGATTTTCAGAAACAAGAAAACTACATGTAAGGAAACTGTTTTGTCTTTcagtgagaataagaaagaaaacaacacacTGAAAGTCTCATTGCCAAATTCAATTGAAGAAGTTGAATACAAAGTTCCAGCAACAATTACCTATTTAAAGGATGGGCAGAGATATGAGGAGCCTGATGATTCCTTGTATTTAGGGGAAGAGGAGTATCTGGAAATTGTTGGATACCCTAAAGATGCAGAACCCACTGTGGAAGAGAGGGATTTTGAAGACCCAGGGCACATTGTATATGATGTGGAAGGGAACTCTGAGTATTCAGAAGCTGTGGCGTTTTCtgatgaaaagcagagtgatgaggACTCAGAAACCAGCATTtcactggaggaggaggaggaaagtatGGAAG aaagaaaaaaggtatTTAAAGATGTCCTGTCACATTTGAACATGGATAGAAGCAGAAAACTTCTGCCAGAGTTTGTTAACCAATTCTCCTTAGATCGAGGACATAGGTGGACCCCTGAGACTCCAGGAGACTTAGCCTGGAATTTCTTGGTAAAAGTTCAAGCACTGGATGTGACAGCCAGAGATTCATTCCTCAGGCACAGGATTCTGGATGAAGACAATAAAGAGGGATCACTGAATGGAGTGGAGAAGTTGGAAACTCAAGATGTACAAATCATCAATCCCCTTGATGTCATTTGCGCCTCCATGCTGTGTGCAGATAGCTCTTTGCAACGTGAAGTCATGTCAAACATGTATCAGTGCCAGTTTGCTCTTCCCCTGCTACTACCAGATGCAGAAAACAACAAAAGCATCTTAATGCTGGCGGCCATGAAGGACATTGTGAAGAATCAGTCAACACAGTCCTCAGGAGGGCCTGTAGGGGATACTGAAAAGTTTCTGACTCACATGAAGTTGCCTGTCATCTCCTTTGTGCGTTTGGGACACTGTAGCTTCTCGAAGTCCAGGATCCTCAACACATTGCTCAGCCCTGCCCAACTGGAACCACATAAAATATTTCTCCATCAGGATTTGCCTATTTCAGTGCTTCCCCGGCAAATCTCTGATGGCCTGGTTGAAATAACATGGTGCTTTTCTGGTAATGTTGATCTAAAGGAAACCTCTAATGTTTTCCAAAAGCCTGTTGCTGTGGCCAACCTTCGTGGAGATCTAGAAAGCTTTTGGACACAATTTGGTTTCTTGTTAGAAATTTCCTCAGCCATGTTTTTTTTCACTGACTGCCTAGGTGAGAAAGAATGGAATTTGCTAATGTTTTTAGGAGACGCGGCCATTAAAAGATGTTACTTTATTCTCAGTCCTCAAGCCAAGGAGAATGAAGAAGCCCAGGTTTTCCAGAGGATCCTGAAATTGAAACCATCACAGCTACTGTtttgggagggggaggaaggtggGGATAGGAGGAAGAGCATGAAGGGCCTTCAAGCTGCCCTCCAGGAAGTGATGTCCTCTTCACTCAGGTCTGTATCTGTGGAGGACATGGCCTCCCTGGCCAGGGAGTTGGGAATTCAGGTAGACCAAGACTTTGAGAATAGTCAAGGAATTCACGTTTCTCCCAGTGAAAATGTGGCTGGAATAACTGAAGGTTATGATCAACAAATTCTTAGCCAGCAAAAAAGCTTATCTGAAAGCCAAACTAAGATGCCTGTTAGCAAGCCTGGAGCTAGATACGAAGTCAGCCAGAATTGTCAGAATTTTCACCACACCCCAGTATTCATGCCTCGTGGAGGAAACTCCCAGCCCTTATCAAGCAGAACTGGAGGTAACTCTAATCATGTTTCCTTAAAAGCTCCCTTGATTAGGGGCTCCCTCCTTGGGTCAGAGCAGAGATTTAAGTGGTTCTGTCCTTTGCCCTTTCATTATACAAGGGCTCATGGCCAAGGTACAAGTTTTGGCACTCAATGCCTCCAATCCCAGATGTTTTATTCAGGTGCAAGATTCATGGACTTTTCAAGAAGTGCTCGAGGACATCCCACCAATGGAATACTTGGGAGCCCACCGATTCCCATTTTTCAGTCTGTGGGGGCCTATCCTGGGAGAACACAAACAGTGGGAGCTGGGGCAGTTGTCTCCCAGGTGAGCCATTCCAATTCCCTAGGTTTACAGCCTGCAGGAGCTGTAAGGAAAccacagcctgggccagcctgggcccAAGGAACACAGCTGACTAAAGCAACTGAAACACTTATGAGAACAACTTCTTCTATTAAAGAGCCTCAGTTCTTCGAAACAACAGGAACCATGCAAAAATCGGTAAAACCTGCTCCTCTGCAAGGTGCCCAGCTAAAGACAGAAGGACAACCTTCAAATCCCACTTTCCAAACAAGATCCCATTCTATCTCTGAGAACAAACTTTTACCCAGCTCTCAGTTCAAATCCAATCAGTCCAAGCCATCCCAAGTTCAGCATTTCCAGTCTAAACCTTCTCAACCTGTGTCATCTAAAACTAATCCTCAGGCAAAACCCCCTCAGCTCCAACCCTTCCAAGCTGTACCTGCTCTACCCAAACCCACCCAACTCATGCCACATCATCCCCAGCCCTCTCAAAATAAGCCTTCCCAGCCAAGATTCCCCAGACTCCCTCAACCTAACTTATCCCAGACCAGTTCTTCAAAGGGCAAGGCAAGTCACTCAAGAGGAAGGCCCAAGAGGGTTGGGAAGCACTAA